In Papaver somniferum cultivar HN1 chromosome 1, ASM357369v1, whole genome shotgun sequence, a genomic segment contains:
- the LOC113300796 gene encoding kinesin-like protein KIN-14Q isoform X4, with protein MFLGKRKILSRIKSSKSVDMPDPNLAANDDSTQEAVEINEMSPNSRSLLGFSLSSPDLVICTSSSSPDIPSTNRFQETPKFLNNETPSFELSLDKGIGGLENEGRDETSKQKESTEASVELMAKSSVDSEIQKGSSPVVSINAGGNDLSINCGEIGFLADSFFQGGEVIRTEASFEDNEEDSLLYQTARSGDFSYKFQNLEAGKYTVDLHFAEIIFTNGPPGMRVFNVFIQEEKVLSELDIYTRVGSNKSLVLSDLHCSVVNSNEGLSIRFEGVIGCPIVCGISIRRDSLTNSENVEFLKDRQGSLIGEHEMLDDDQNDDSNLVGEGEVSKLRRDMEKQYQELTETKRVLHGLKSDYEKKGKECQEAWMSLRDLQNELMRKSMHVGSLAFAIEGQVKEKSKLFSSLRGLTKKFKILKIEHSELSEEALQYKECLADMVQMTSTVQSAMTKHIYLEKENSDLRMKFINGAKERKELYNKVLELKGNIRVFCRCRPLNAEEVARGASISIDFESAKDGELVVKSNGAPKKMFKFDSVFGPQADQADIFEDTVPFATSVLDGYNVCIFAYGQTGTGKTFTMEGTEEARGVNYRTLEELFRIMRNRQGQYRYEVSVSALEVYNEQIRDLLVPGSQPGVGAKKLEIRQVAEGVHHVPGLVEAHVTDMNEVWDVLQTGSKARAVGATNANEHSSRSHCIHCVMVKGENLINGECTRSKLWLVDLAGSERVAKTDVQGDRLKETQNINRSLSALGDVISALATKSPHIPFRNSKLTHLLQDSLGGDSKTLMLVQVSPNENDLSETLCSLNFASRVRGIELGPARKQLDISELEKCKQMVEKAKQEMKIKDAYIKKMEETIHSLEQKSKARDLNSKNLQDKVKELESQLLIERKLARQHVDTKIAEQQQHQQSQQKQQQDDLSSVVTKPPLPILQPLGIQKNSSAAPHWVRTW; from the exons ATGTTTCTTGGCAAGAGAAAG ATATTGTCGAGAATAAAGAGCTCAAAATCTGTCGATATGCCAGATCCTAACCTAGCAGCAAATG ATGATTCTACGCAGGAAGCAGTGGAAATCAATGAAATGTCTCCTAATA GTCGATCACTGCTAGGGTTTTCTCTATCATCTCCGGATCTTGTAATCTGCACTAGCTCTAGCTCACCTGATATTCCCTCTACTAATAGATTTCAAGAAACCCCAAAATTCTTAAATAATGAGACGCCTTCCTTTGAACTCTCTCTTGATAAAGGAATTGGTGGATTAGAAAATGAAGGTAGAGACGAAACAAGTAAGCAAAAAGAATCTACAGAAGCTTCTGTTGAGCTGATGGCTAAGTCGTCTGTCGATAGCGAAATTCAAAAAGGTTCATCTCCTGTGGTTAGTATCAATGCTGGTGGAAATGATTTGTCTATAAACTGTGGTGAGATTGGCTTTTTAGCGGATAGTTTCTTCCAAGGTGGGGAGGTTATAAGAACAGAAGCAAGTTTTGAGGATAACGAAGAAGATAGTCTACTATACCAAACTGCTAGGTCGGGAGATTTCTCTTACAAGTTTCAAAATCTGGAAGCGGGAAAATACACTGTTGATTTGCATTTTGCTGAGATTATATTCACAAATGGCCCTCCAGGGATGAGAGTCTTCAATGTCTTTATACAGGAAGAGAAG GTGCTTTCTGAATTAGATATTTACACCCGGGTGGGTTCTAATAAGTCTCTGGTGCTATCTGATCTGCATTGCTCTGTTGTTAATTCAAATGAAGGCCTATCGATCAGATTTGAAGGCGTGATTGGATGCCCCATTGTATGTGGCATTTCAATAAGAAGGGATTCGTTAACAA ATTCCGAAAATGTGGAGTTTCTCAAAGATAGACAAGGGTCTCTAATTGGAGAGCATGAAATGCTGGAC GATGATCAAAACGATGATTCTAACTTAGTGGGTGAAGGAGAGGTTTCAAAGCTCCGCAGAGATATGGAAAAGCAATATCAGGAGCTAACAGAAACCAAAAGGGTTCTACATGGATTGAAAAGTGATTACGAAAAGAAAGGCAAAGAATGCCAAGAAGCTTGGATGTCTCTGCGAGATCTCCAAAATGAGCTTATGCGCAAATCCATGCATGTTGGATCTTTAG CTTTTGCAATTGAAGGACAAGTCAAGGAGAAGAGCAAATTGTTTTCATCCCTCAGAGGTTTGACCAAAAAGTTTAAG ATTCTAAAGATTGAGCATTCCGAACTATCAGAGGAAGCATTGCAGTATAAGGAGTGCCTTGCGGATATGGTGCAAATGACCTCTACGGTTCAGTCTGCAA TGACCAAGCACATATATTTGGAGAAGGAAAACAGTGATCTCAGGATGAAATTTATTAATGGCGCCAAGGAACGTAAAGAGCTTTACAATAAGGTTCTTGAGCTGAAAG GAAATATAAGGGTCTTTTGCAGATGTAGACCTTTAAATGCAGAAGAAGTTGCCAGAGGAGCTTCTATATCAATCGATTTTGAATCCGCAAAAGACGGAGAGCTTGTGGTGAAATCCAATGGAGCACCCAAGAAAATGTTCAAATTTGACTCAGTTTTTGGCCCACAAGCAGACCAAG CTGATATATTTGAAGATACGGTACCCTTTGCCACGTCGGTTTTAGATGGATACAATGTCTGTATATTTGCGTATGGGCAGACAGGAACTGGCAAGACCTTCACAATGGAAGGAACAGAAGAAGCACGCGGAGTTAATTACAGGACTCTTGAGGAGTTATTCCGCATCATGAGAAATCGACAGGGCCAATACCGGTATGAAGTTTCTGTAAGTGCCTTGGAAGTCTATAATGAGCAAATACGAGATCTGCTCGTGCCAGGATCACAACCAGGAGTTGGGGCAAAGAA GCTTGAAATAAGACAAGTTGCAGAAGGAGTCCATCATGTACCTGGACTAGTCGAAGCCCATGTTACCGATATGAATGAGGTTTGGGATGTTCTACAGACAGGCAGCAAGGCTAGGGCTGTTGGTGCGACTAATGCAAATGAGCACAGCAGCCGATCCCACTG CATTCATTGTGTTATGGTGAAGGGAGAGAACTTGATAAATGGAGAATGCACAAGAAGCAAGTTATGGCTTGTTGACCTTGCTGGAAGTGAGAGAGTTGCTAAGACAGACGTTCAAGGAGATCGACTGAAGGAAACTCAAAATATTAACAGATCTTTATCTGCACTTGGCGATGTGATATCAGCACTGGCGACCAAAAGCCCACATATCCCTTTCAG GAATTCAAAGCTCACTCATTTGCTCCAAGATTCTCTAG GAGGAGACTCGAAAACTCTTATGCTTGTACAAGTCAGTCCTAACGAAAACGACCTGAGTGAGACACTGTGCTCTCTGAACTTTGCAAGCAGAGTGAGAGGGATAGAACTTGGTCCGGCCAGGAAGCAGTTGGACATCAGCGAGCTTGAGAAATGCAAACAAATG GTTGAGAAGGCAAAGCAAGAGATGAAGATTAAGGATGCatatatcaagaagatggaaGAGACTATCCATAGTCTTGAACAGAAGTCAAAGGCAAGAGATCTGAACAGCAAGAACTTGCAAGACAAA GTTAAGGAACTGGAATCGCAACTTCTGATAGAAAGAAAACTAGCTCGACAacatgttgatacaaaaatagCTGAACAACAACAGCATCAGCAGTCACAGCAAAAACAGCAGCAAGATGACCTAAGTTCTGTGGTAACAAAACCCCCATTGCCTATCTTACAGCCACTTGGAATCCAGAAAAATAGTAGTGCTGCTCCCCACTGGGTAAGGACATGGTAA